Proteins from a genomic interval of Oncorhynchus nerka isolate Pitt River linkage group LG13, Oner_Uvic_2.0, whole genome shotgun sequence:
- the LOC115140485 gene encoding gap junction epsilon-1 protein-like isoform X1 has protein sequence MNSTQPGLRLLRPPTVIGQFHTLFFGSVRMFFLGVLGFAVYGNEALHFSCDPDRRELNLYCYNQFRPITPQVFWALQLVTVLVPGAVFHLYAACKNIDQEEILQRPIYTVFYIISVLLRIILEVIAFWLQSHLFGFQVHPLYMCDASALENTFNVTKCMVPEHFEKTIFLSAMYTFTGITVLLCVAEIFEILCRRLGYLTNQ, from the exons aTGAACAGCACTCAGCCTGGATTACGGTTG cTCAGGCCTCCGACAGTGATAGGCCAGTTCCACACACTTTTCTTTGGCTCTGTTCGGATGTTCTTTCTGGGCGTCCTGGGCTTTGCAGTCTATGGCAATGAAGCTCTCCATTTTAGCTGTGATCCAGACAGGAGGGAGTTAAACCTCTACTGTTACAACCAATTTAGGCCGATAACACCTCAG GTATTCTGGGCATTGCAGCTGGTAACTGTTTTAGTCCCTGGAGCTGTATTTCATCTCTATGCTGCCTGTAAAAACATTGACCAGGAGGAAATCCTTCAGAGACCTATATACACCGTCTTCTACATCATCTCTGTCCTGCTAAGAATTATTCTGGAAGTCATCGCTTTTTGGCTACAGAGCCATCTCTTTGGTTTCCAGGTTCACCCACTCTACATGTGTGATGCCAGTGCCCTAGAAAATACGTTCAATGTCACAAAATGCATGGTGCCAGAACACTTTGAAAAGACCATATTTTTAAGTGCAATGTACACTTTCACTGGGATCACGGTGCTGCTGTGTGTTGCTGAGATATTTGAGATACTCTGTAGGAGATTGGGTTATTTGACCAATCAATGA
- the LOC115140485 gene encoding gap junction epsilon-1 protein-like isoform X2: MVVVTLSPLRPPTVIGQFHTLFFGSVRMFFLGVLGFAVYGNEALHFSCDPDRRELNLYCYNQFRPITPQVFWALQLVTVLVPGAVFHLYAACKNIDQEEILQRPIYTVFYIISVLLRIILEVIAFWLQSHLFGFQVHPLYMCDASALENTFNVTKCMVPEHFEKTIFLSAMYTFTGITVLLCVAEIFEILCRRLGYLTNQ; encoded by the exons ATGGTCGTGGTCACTTTGAGCCCA cTCAGGCCTCCGACAGTGATAGGCCAGTTCCACACACTTTTCTTTGGCTCTGTTCGGATGTTCTTTCTGGGCGTCCTGGGCTTTGCAGTCTATGGCAATGAAGCTCTCCATTTTAGCTGTGATCCAGACAGGAGGGAGTTAAACCTCTACTGTTACAACCAATTTAGGCCGATAACACCTCAG GTATTCTGGGCATTGCAGCTGGTAACTGTTTTAGTCCCTGGAGCTGTATTTCATCTCTATGCTGCCTGTAAAAACATTGACCAGGAGGAAATCCTTCAGAGACCTATATACACCGTCTTCTACATCATCTCTGTCCTGCTAAGAATTATTCTGGAAGTCATCGCTTTTTGGCTACAGAGCCATCTCTTTGGTTTCCAGGTTCACCCACTCTACATGTGTGATGCCAGTGCCCTAGAAAATACGTTCAATGTCACAAAATGCATGGTGCCAGAACACTTTGAAAAGACCATATTTTTAAGTGCAATGTACACTTTCACTGGGATCACGGTGCTGCTGTGTGTTGCTGAGATATTTGAGATACTCTGTAGGAGATTGGGTTATTTGACCAATCAATGA